GTATGATAGAAGGACCAAATCCTGATGAAGTAGATCGAGATACTCGTACGCTTATATGGTATTTTGATGCACCGACGTATCTTGAACAAGATCAATTGGATGCTTTATTATTTCAAAAAAATTTAAAAGTGAATTATAGAGCGAACCCACGTCCTTTGGATGTACCCATTCCCGAAGTACGAGTCACATCGCGTTTGGAGTTTACTAATGTTGATGATGTGGTACTTGAAGATACTTCGTATGCGGAAACAACCTTGTATCCATCAGAAAGTGAAACTCCTGAGGTAGATGGGAATTGGTATGTTCCAGGACACTTTAGCCCGATTGATCCATTTGGTAAACACTCAACGGATTTTGAAGCACTGAATAAGCGCCCAACCGTATACCCTTGGGCAACATTAACCTACGCCCATCAAATGACAGCTTTGGAACATGGTGCAGACGGTCGTTATGTTGAGTACAAGTGGAACTACTATATTAATAAACATTTACGCTTAGAATCATTTAAAGCGCCAGGACGCTTCGATTATCGACCAACAACAGATTATGGAGATGCAACACCGTTACACGAACAACCCATCCTTCATGCTCATGTCTATGATGATCAAAAACAAATCATCGCAACATTTAAAGATCTAAGCCATGATCAAATTATTACCCGCGAAGAAATCTTAAAACAAAAGAATTTACCCGAAACAACTCAGATTGCGCAAATTCAATACGATTTTGAGTCCACTGTTCCAGGAATGATGATTGATGAACCACTCCCTCAAGAACATAATGGGCTTTCTCGCATGCCTACGTATACATTTAGTATCAAAGATACATGGCGCGAGGATGCGAAGGAGAATATCACTGAATTAAAGAATGAGATGGACATTGAAACTGCTTTTAATTACGGCAGCAGTTTTGAATTAGTGCGAGAACTTTATGATTTCAAAGATAATGCAAAAAACGATTACACCATTACATTCCCGGATGGACGTGTGAAAGCATGGTTTGAAGGTTTCCACTTTCTAGCAGCCCCCCGATGGGCTAATGTAACCGAAAATCCGGAAGCATACCATCCAACTGTTACAAATAGTATTGAACTCCTTGATCAATACAAAGGACAAATTTATAAGGGTACGAATAAATTAAAAGTTCAAATAGTAAATGAACCTTCGTCTGTAGGTGCTGTTAGGGACAATGTTCATTCAATCATATATGTACCAAAGAGTTTACAATTTAAAGACTTAACGCCACAAGGGAATATTAAGTCGATTAAACGTCTTGGTGAGAGTCGCGGAAATCACGATGTTTATCATATAGAGTGGAATATCTCTCAATTGGCCCCTTATGAATTAGCAAGTCATTCTTTTGATGTGGAAATTTCGGGAGTGTTGCAAGACATTAGTTTAAAAATATTTACGATACTTGAAGCAAATGATACGTTTGAAACACTTGCAGTTTCAAACCCTACAATTCAAGACACGCTTGTGATTGACTACGATTATTACACAACCCAAGCTACATTTGAATCCAAGAAAATGCTTCAAAGTCAAAACCATTATCAAATGATTTCAGATTATCAACTCAAGATTAAAAAATGGGTAAAGAATGAAAATGATACCCTTTATGATACACAAGCATATATCGAGTTAAACGATAAGATTGATTATAAATTACAACTTACAAATCATACGGGGAAAGTGATCAATGAATTTGTATTGATGGATATTCTACCAAATATTGGTGATCGTGGGATTACAGACTTTACACAACGCAACAGTGAATTTGATGTAAGTCTCAATGGTCCGGTAGGTGTTGATGAAACATTGTTTAATGTATTTTATAGTACTTCTTCCAATCCAAGCCGTGAAGATTTAAATCGTGTCCTTACAACTGAAGGCTTTGATGCAATCGTGGATAAGGATACTTCTGAACCAAATTGGATCACCGCAGAAGATGTGACGGACTGGAAGACGATTAAAAGTTTTAAAATCGAATTGAAGGATCAAAAAGAGCTTTCGGAACTTCAAGATTTTGAATTCACCTTCCAATCTAAAATTACCAATCCAGATGTGGTTACTCACAAGTTGGAAAGCAAACCAAATCTTACTGCATGGAATTCATTTGCGGTCGCAATCAACGGTCATCCTACTATTGAACCGTTAAAAGTTGCGGTTCGAACCGGTACCACAATACCCGAAGACAAGCCAAATGAACCTTATGAAGAAGATCCAAAAGAAACACCAAAAGAAACGCCAAAAGAGTCAGAAAATCCGACTCCGGCATTACCTAACACAGGAATTGCATCATCAAAAATGCCTTACCTAGTAATTGGTTTCGGTAGTCTCTTTGTATTTAAAGGTTATAAGAAGCGTCGAAAATAAATATGAAATAAAAACAAACAATTCTTTTGAACTGTTTGTTTTTGCTTTTAGTTACATGATAGAATGAAGTTAATATAATGGAGGTGATTTAAATGGAATATCTATGGCCCATTACAGGTGTTTGTTCTGTTGTGATTGTGTTGTTGAATCTCTTTAGGAGTTTAACGGGACGCATGAAACATTGGTATCTTTTCTATTCTTTATCGTTTATATTTCCAATCTTGTTTTTATTGAGTGAATATTATCTTATAGTCCGTTTAGTGAATCACGATGATTTTGGTACAATTGCGGATGTAGCACCAACAATGTTCACGATTATTATGGGGTGTTGTCTGGTGGCATTTATCCTTAACGGCATTTCGTTATATTTTTATGTCAAACACTATAATTTAAGAGAAAGCTACTCATAAGTAGTTTTTTCTTTGCCGCAACCAAACGGTTCTAGGCTAAAAAAGGAGGTTATGATAGGATTTGGATAAAAGGAGCGGCGATCATGATTATAAACCAATAAATTAAATTTTATCGAACAGAACAAAAGATGAGTCAGGAAATGTTAGCGGAAAAGCTAAACATTTCACGTCAATCAATTTCTAAATGGGAACGCGGCGAAAGTCTACCTTCTATCGATAACCTCATTCGCCTGAGTGAAATACTAGGGATTCCCTTAAATGATTTGGTGAAAGGAAAAGAAAGTTTTCCAATACCCTTTCGCTTCGGTCAAAACACTACGAAAATCTTTTTTGTAGTGTTTGTGTTTTTGACAGCACTTGTATGTTTTGTGACTTACGCCATCAAACCAAATCTCATAGTTGTGCTACTTGTTTTTGGGTATTGTTGTGGGATGGTAAGTTTAATAGGATTTCGTCATTTCGAAGATTACTATGACTACTTTGTAGTTTGGCATCAAGGCATCGAGGTGTACACAGGAACGAAATTCAAACTAACAGCTACATTGTTAAGCTTCATGGGTAAACGTAAGACCAAGCAAATACCTTATGATACCATTGAGTCAGTCAAAATCTATTTTAATAATGAAGGGTATGATCTCGGCACCTATGAGGGTTTAAA
This genomic stretch from Erysipelothrix rhusiopathiae harbors:
- a CDS encoding helix-turn-helix domain-containing protein → MLAEKLNISRQSISKWERGESLPSIDNLIRLSEILGIPLNDLVKGKESFPIPFRFGQNTTKIFFVVFVFLTALVCFVTYAIKPNLIVVLLVFGYCCGMVSLIGFRHFEDYYDYFVVWHQGIEVYTGTKFKLTATLLSFMGKRKTKQIPYDTIESVKIYFNNEGYDLGTYEGLNYRRRQTVVGREVFNLILTTKDKGNYTLSLDRLFYPQSDEYKYFPAIISFFEKHEVKIKDAYGILTAISDEYDLIESAYRNR